AGTGGATCCCCAGGGCTTTTAAGAAATGTTCGGTGAGTCGTCCCATCGTGCAAGATACAATCTTGAAAGGGCGTCAAAATTTGCGATTGGATTTCTTCCGAAAAAGAACTGAACAGATCATTTTCTGCATGCACAAAGACGTGCATACAGCGCAAGATCGCACACGCCCAACGTTGTAACTGCTGTTCCTGGGGGTCTTGTGAACTTGCATAAACTAGCAGCTTGCGAATGTCAGAAAGATTTCTGCGATCTAAAAACACCTCGGGAATTTCAGTTTCCAAAAAACCCAATTTTTCGATCATTAAAACCAAGGCGCGGCGGTGGTAGTACCAAAGTTTTTCAGAATCGCTTTCGCGGGAGATATCAAAACCGTAGCTTAACAAAAATGAGGTGGCTGCATCAATGTTGTGAATATTCAGCTTGGGGATTTCGATGGCCGAATGCCCCCCAACGACGGAATCAAGAATAGAAGAATCAAATATGAAACGTTGAGGCATGCCCCTAGTTTAAACCGGGGCAAGGTCGAAGCAAGACGCAGCGCTTTACTTAAAAAGCGCTGAAACTGGAATTCTAAATGAACCTAAGGTTCCTGACTCAGGCGTTCCGTTGTCATAACGAACTTTATTTTCGTAAACAACGTGGCCTTGGGCTTCGCCACCTACAACTTGACCCTGAATGTCAAAGGTGCCGAAAGAATCTTCAAAGCGAACTTCGAAAGTTCTTGATTGAGTGTCATAGTGTCCAGACACAGCGTTCGTAAAGTTGATTTCATAGGGCTTAATAACTTGGCCTTCTGACATCTGACCAACAAGGCTATCAACGATTTGAATGAAAATCGCCGAACCATTCTTAACGACATTTCCACTGGTATCAAATTTCAAAGTAGCACTGAAGTTTGCCTTACAAATACCTTGGAAGTTTTTTGGATCTAAAGTCGCAGAGATTAAACCTAGGACTTCCACTTCCGTTGTATAAAGAGTGCCTGTTCCAGCAGCACCTTTAGAACAAGTCACATCACCAGTATAAGGAGACGTTGGCACTGTTGTTTGCGTTACGTTATTGCCGCGGCCTGCGACGCGAGTTCCAGCAGTTTCTTTCTTAGCACAGCCACTAAAAAGGACTGCCGTTAAAAGCAAAGCGCTTACAGATTTATTAAAGAAAGTTGGATTCATAACTGCCTCCTACAATCAGTAGAGGCAAGGTTCGGACCATTTCAAATTTAATATATAGGCTTTAATAAGCAAAAAGCCGTCTCAGAGTGAGACAGCTTTATGAAAGAGACATTTTGCGGGCACTGTTGATCAGAGGGTTTACAGAACGCGGTCAATGGCCTTTAGAACGTCGATTTCATTCTTAAGCCAAGTGTAGGCGCCGCTATCTAACCAACCCTTATCAGAAAGGGCTTTAGCTACAGCCTCTGGATCCGCAGAGTTTAGATCAGCTAAAGGATCAGCCAGCTTCACAAATGCCGTTATTTTATCAAACTGATGCTGGCGAACTAAAGCTTTTTTAAGATGCATATCAAAGCTTAAACCTTTTGAAGACAGCAAAGACGCCCAAGTTGCTCTTTCCAAGGAATTTAGGAAGGGCTTCGGAACTGTCACTTCAGTTTGTTTTTCGCCGACTTTAACTTGAGCGGTTCCTACATGAGCTTGCAACAAATCTAGATAAAGCTGTACTAGGTCTGCTGCTTCTGATTCTTTCAATAAACCTTTGCCTAAGACTGCAGTGACAACATCGTTTTTTCCGTCAGGACTAGTGAGGTGTTCTTCCTTCGGCAAAAGAACGCGCATTGCAGAGTGAAGTGCTTTTGCATTCAACGGAATGATGGAGTTAAAGAAACCCAAGATCTTCCCTTGTTGATCATTGGTCAGAACATAATCACGGCCACCCAAGGTTTTTCCGCTGGTAAAATAAGGTGCGTTTTTAAGTTCATTGATTTGTTCTACAAGCCAATTTGTCGCAATTGAACCATCCGGATTTCTTAAAAGGGCATTTAACAAAGCGGCATAACCGCCCGCCATTTTTAAAGAACGCATTCTTTCGTATTGAAGACCTGCATCCGTTCCCATTTTTGAAACAAGAACCTGGCCACTTTTAATGCTATCTAAAGAAGCAAATGTCCCAGTAAGCTCATTATTTTTTCTGATTTCAAATAAAAACTTACCGACAAATTTTAAAGGCTCAACATTGATTTTTCCGAACTTCAAAGTATCTGCCAAAACAGTATCAATTTCGTTTACTACGGTCGGAGCATCAGCGGGATAAATTCGGCCAATGATGGAAGCAAAAAGAACTTTAACAAAATTCTTTCTTTCTTTTTGTTGCGACAGAACTTCCTGCAACATCGGGTTGTTGCCGGCATCAAAACGGTCACAGCCATAGATTTGCATGCCGTTGACACCAGCAACACTGATATCGTCGTCAGTGCAATATTTAGAAATTTTCTGATCCAAAGCTTTATCATCGGCAGAGTAAGCCCAGTCCATCGCCATTTTGTCATAGGCAAGCGGAGCCACCTTCAAACGAGCAGCCATCAGGATATTATCAATTCCTGAAGTGTAGTCCATGATGCTCGTGCTAGTTTCTAATCCCTGATGATTTGGGTCTTTCAAGTAATTTTTGGCTGCGGCTTCAATTTCTTGAACAGAAACTTTCGCGGAATAAGAACCGGCGAAATTATGGCGCATACCCAAAGCGTGACCAATTTCATGGGCGACAGTGGCTCTGACGCTGTCACGGGCTAAACGCAGTCTTTGTGAATCACTAGCTTCGTTGGAAATTGTCTGTAAGGCAGCAAGCGTCGGCTTAAGGTCACAAGCGATAGCTCCGCCAACTACTGGTGAATCACCGTTAAGCCCTACAAGGTCAGTACTTCCAACCTTAGTGAACACCGAAGGCATAAATACTTGAGCACGCAAAAGCTCTCCCGTTAGTGGATCTGATTGGCCGATGGCATAGGCTGCCCCCGCATCCAACCAAGGAATCCATCTGATCATGATGCTGCGATCTTGGGGACCTTCTGCTGGATTAACACCTGTTTTTACGGCGATAATCTCTTTACCGAAAACATGATTCCAGTATAGGGCCGCCTCTTTAACAGCATCCAAGTACAAAGCTGGAACTGAAGAAGAAATACGAACAGTGATAGGCCCTTTTTCAAGGGAGGTGTCCCACTTCGTAATAAGGTTCACAGGCTCTGTGCTAAAACCTTCTTTTGAAATCTTAGTGACGAAGAAACCGGCTCTGCGGGATTTGTCGTATTCTTTTTTATGGAAGCTTGAAGATAAATTATAAGCGCGGATTTGAATGTTCATCGCTAAAGTTTCTTCGCGATTTTCAATATCCATGGATTTTTCAGAAGAAGCTTTAATAACACCGCTATTGATTTTAGCGATTTGCTCTAGCTCAATATTTTTTTCGTCGTATTTGATATTGCGAACAAAAGAATCAATAACTGGTAACGAAGTAAATGAGCTTTCCACAAGATTGTTATTCTTGCCACGAACTGCATCCACATCATAGGAAGATTGCAGAATGAAAGTTTTTAAACCTTGGCCCCAATTGAAAGTGATGGTCTTTGCATCTTCGGATACAACTTCAAAAGTTTGAATCAGATTCACCGTCTGAATTTCACTGTAAATGCTGGTAAAATTTTGACCCAAGATGGCAATGCGGTTTCCTGATTTTTCAAAGCTTACAACAAGGGGTTTTAGATCGTACCACTGCGGAGTCGCTCCGGAAGTTTTGCCAGAAGCGATAAGTAAAAAGATTTTACCTAAAGAATCTTTTTGAATCGTGATGCAAGATTCACAGTTGCTTGCGCTTGGAGCGAACGTTTCAAGCATATTGAGTGGAGCTTGTTTAGCTTCAACGTTGATAACTTTTTCTTTAATGATGGTTTCTTTGGTGCAAGCTGCGAGACTTAAAATCGCCAACAAGGACGCAATCACAAACGGTGTGTTTTTCAAGCGCATTACAAGGACCCCCCAAATCTGAAAATCAGATAGCATTTATGCCAAAGAATTGTAAAGATCGAAAGGCACCTGAAAAAAAAGTACTTAGTGTTAACAACCTCGACACAGGAGCCCCTATGCAGGCCAATAAAACCTTCTTCGGTCACCCTCGCCCGCTTTTCACCTTGTTTTTTACCGAGATGTGGGAACGTTTTTCATTCTATGGGATGAGGGCGCTTCTGGTGCTTTATATGACCCAATACCTTTTTAACGAAGCCCAGGCCGGTAAAGAGGTGTGGGGATATGCTGCAATTCGTGGTGCGATTGAATATTTTTTCGGGCCTTTGAATAACCAAGCGCTGTCTTCTCAAATATACGGCCTTTATACGGGACTCGTGTATTTTACGCCTTTCTTCGGCGGCCTTATTGCTGACCGTTATTGGGGACAAAAACGCTCAGTTTACGTGGGCGGAGTATTGATGGCCATCGGCCACTTCCTTATGGCGGTGGAAAGCCTGTTCTTCCCGGCCCTGCTGTTTTTAATCCTAGGGAACGGTTTCTTTAAACCCAACATTTCAACCCAAGTGGGCGGCCTTTATCAAGAGGGCGACTCTCGCCGCGATCGCGCCTTTACTTTATTTTATATGGGCATCAACCTGGGGGCCTTCTTTTCGCCGCTGGTGTGCGGAACCCTGGGACAAAAAGTGGGCTGGCACTGGGGCTTTGGCGCCGCGGGTATCGGGATGTTGATTTCTTTAGTCGTTTATCACTTTGGTGGAAAGAACCTGCCGGAATCAAAAACTTTTTATGCAAAAGCGCAAGAGTTAAAATCAGACACCAAACTGACTCGCACAGAGTGGGTTCGCACTTGCGCATTAACTTTTCTTTGCTTAGTGACGATTTTTTTCTGGGGCGTTTACGAGCAACAAGGAAACACGTTGCAACTATGGGCTGATCAAAGCACCGACTGGAATTTCTTTGGTTGGGAGATTCCATCGACGTGGTATCAATCGTTCAATCCATTTATTATTTTCTTAGCGGCTCCGCTTTTGGATCGTTACTGGGGTTGGCAAGCACGCAGAAATAAAGAAGCTTCTACCGTTACAAAAATGGCCATTGGCTGCGTGATGGGTACGTTAGCTTTGGCGGTGATGCTTGTTGCTGCAAAAAATGTTGGCGATGGACGTGGCAGCGTTTTATGGCTTCTTGGATCTACGTTCCTGTTAACAATGGGTGAGCTTTATATTTCACCCATTGGTTTGTCTTTAGTGACGAAGGTTTCACCAACTAAAATCGTTTCGATGATGATGGGTGTTTGGTTCCTAGCGACTTTCTTTGGAAACTACATCGCAGGATACATCGGCAGCTACTATGACAGAATGCCGAAGGAAAACTTCTTCTTATTGCTCGCGGTCCTTAGCCTTGCGCCGGCGATTTTATTCCTGGTGAGCCATAAGGTCCTTACTAAAGCGTTAAGCAAAGAGGGTTTGAACAATCCAGCTCCAGGTGCCCAGCGCACAGTGGAAGTTTAGGTGGAAGTTTAGGCTGTATCTTCACAAGGGATCTTGAAACAGAACCATGCTTGCAATGACAATATCGTTAAGGATGGTTCTATGGAATGCAAAGTTCATTGTCCCTTCTGTCGCGAAAAATTTTCGATCGAAGTTCTTAAAGAAGACGGCGATGATCAGGATTTTATCTGGGATTGCGAAATCTGCTGTCATCCCATTGATATCCATGCCCGTTGGGATGCTGATCACGAGAAGTTTGCGATCTCCGTCAGTCGTGGCGAAGGCTATGACGAAATGCCTATTTAATTGACTTTTCCATCGGGTCCATGAGCTTATGGGCCTATGCAAATCCGGCCACTTTCTAAATCAGATCTGCCTGCGGTAAAAACTTTTACCGATAAAACCATTGGGCTTAATTATTTTAGCCTTCAAGAACTGCAAGAGTGTCATGACAAATCCCTTTCAAGTGGGATCATGTGCTCGTTTGTTTTAGAAAATGAAAGTGGCATTCAAGGATTTCGCTTGGCTTATCCACCAGGAACTTGGAGCAAAGGTAAAGGCAGTAAACTGCGCTCGGACTTGTGGCAGGTTCCGCTTGAATCAGTAGGCTACTTTCAAAGTTTATTTCTAGCTGATTCAGCACAAGGACAAGGTTGGGGGCCGCGCTTATCTGAGGCTTCAATTGAAAGTTTTAAAAAATTAAACACCAAAGCCATCATCACTCACGCTTGGAAAGAATCTCCGAATAATTCTTCGATTCGATATTTAACGAAATTTGGTTTTAAAAGTGTGACAACCCATCCTGAATATTGGGTGGATGTGGATTATGAGTGTGTTTTAGATGGAAAACCTTGTCGTTGCACCGCTGAAGAAATGATTAAATATCTAGAGGAAGCATGAGCATTTCTTATTGGCTGACTCACAAGGATAGCTTTAATTCTTCGGCAGCTTCGTCGTCCCATTATGATTTTATTATTGTCGGCGCGGGTATTGCGGGACTTTCAACGGCGTACTGGTTGCTTCAAGAAAATCCAAATTCAAAGATAGCCATTCTTGAAAGAAACACGGTGGGCTTCGGTGCTTCAGGCAGAAATGCAGGTTTTGTGACTTGTGGATCGACTGAACATTTTATCAAACTTTATGAACAATTCGGATTGCAAAAAGCTTCGGAAATTTGGAAGTTTTCAGAGGATAACCGCCGACTTCTATTAGAGCATATCGTGCAAGATCAGACAGATCTTGTAGATTATAGACATACTGGCTCTTGCACTGTTGCTCCGAGTTCTGCCCATTGGTCTAAATACAAAAAAACCGCAGACCTGATGAAGGTCTGTGGCATTGATGTTCATGAAGTTGATCCTCAAAATTTAGAAGCTGATTATGGTGTGACAGGATTTGAAGGTGGCATTCAGTATACTGGTGACGGTTATATTCATCCGATTAAACTTTTGCAGCTATTACGATCAAAAATCAAAGTTGACATTTTTGAACACACTGAAGTTCTTAAGATCGAATCTGCTGGGGATGAAAAGGTTCATACTTCTGCAGGCGTTTTCACGGCCGATAAAATTATTTTTACCGTGAACGCCTATTTGCCACTGCTTTTAAATAATTTTTCAGATGTGATCAAACCTGGGCGTGGTCAGATTTTAGTAACCGAACCGCTTCCCGCCTTCGTTAAAGGTCCTTGCTATCTTACCAAGCACCTTTGTTATTTTAGACAACTTCCGACAGGACATTTACTTGTTGGTGGTTTTAGAAATCTAGATTTAGACAAAGAAAACACCCACGAAGATCAAATCACCAACCTTATTCAGACGGCGATTTTTGATTTTATTAAAAGCCATTTCAAATTTGGGCCGCAGGCTAAGATTGCCTACCAATGGTCAGGCATTATGGGATTCACCCCGGATGGTCAGATGATGATTGGAAGCTTGCCTGAAAATAAAAACATTCATGTGATGGCAGGCTGTTCAGGCCATGGGATGGGACTTAGTTTCAACGCGGCCCACACCCTGGTGAAGTCCTTACATGGAATACCAGTACCTGAACATTTGTCGTTAGGTCGTTTTTTTTTAAAGAGCTAGTTCCGGTTTTCTAATTTGCAAATTCCACAACTGCGCATATGTTTGGCCCTTTTGCAGCAACGCTTCGTGAGTTCCCTCTTCCGCAATTTCACCGTTCACCACGACACAGATTTTATCTGCATGGGTGACGGTAGAAAGTCTATGGGCAATGATGATCGTCGTTCTATCCTTGGAAATCTCTGCTAAAGATTTTTGAATCACAGCTTCTGTTTCATTATCCACAGCTGAGGTTGCTTCATCCAAAATAAGCACCGGCGGATTTTTTAATATCACACGGGCGATGGACAGTCTTTGTCTTTGACCACCCGAAAGCTTCTGACCTCGTTCACCGATGATCGTATCAATTCCCTGTGGCAGCTTATCAATAAACTCATCAGCGTAAGCCTTTTTTGCAGCAGCAAGGACTTCTTCCCGAGTAGCTCCAGGTGCCCCGTAGGAGATGTTTTCATAGATAGTCCCATGAAACAAAAATACATCCTGACTGACAACACCGATTTGTCCACGCAGATTCCGGGGATCACAAGTTTCGATATCAAGACCACCCAACAGAATTTTCCCTTGGGTTGCTTGATAAAATCTTAAAAGAAGTTTTGTAATCGTGCTTTTTCCTGATCCCGTAGGCCCCACAATGGCGACGGTTTTTCCGGCTGGAACTTGAAGGTCGATATTTTTAAGAACCGGAATCCCGTTAGCATAAGAAAAACTAAGATTTTTAAAATCAATAGACATGTCTTTATTGAACATGACTGAAGGTTTCAACGTTTCTAACTGAATTTTTGCTGATAACAAATCCAGGACGCGATCTGCAGAGGCCATGGCTCTTTCAAAAAGATCCACGGTGTTTGCTAAGCCCGTTAAAGGCCACAGTAAACGTTGAGTTAAAAACACCAAAACGCCATAAGAACCCACATTCAGTTCCCCATTTAAGGTCATCATCCCACCCATCACAAACGTGGAAATAAACCCCATAAGAACAGCCATGCGAATCAGCGGATTAAATCGCGATGAAATCTTAATCGCTTTAGAATTTGATTCGACATAGTTATGGCTATCTTCAGATACTCTTTTTGCTTCACGGGCTTCAGCCACAAAACTGCGAATAGTCGCAATTCCACTGATGTTATTGGCTAACCTTGCACCAATAAGTCCAGCCCGGTCACGAACTTCTAAATACAAAGGTGCCGCCTGCTTTTGAAAATAAAAGGCGCCCGCCAAGATAATCGGAATTGGCAGAAAAGCAAAAATGGCGATCTTGGGCGCGATAAAGAAAAACACGGCTCCGATAAGAACCACAGCCGTAAATACTTGAATAAGACTGTTCATGCCTTCATTTAAGAATCTTTCTAACTGATTGATATCGTCATTCAGAATAGACACCAATCCGCCTGTACTGCGATCCTCAAAATACGCCATATCTAACTTTTGCAGATGGGTGTAAGCATCAACACGGAATTCGTGCTGCAAGGATTGCGCTAATCCTCGCCACTTCACTAAAAGAAGATACTCAAACAACGACTCAAAACCCCAAATGGCCAAGGTAAGAACAGACAATAAAATCAGTTGGTGCAGCGGCGTTTCTACACCCCATTGAGCCAAAAAAGACTTTTCCTGATTCACTACCACGTCAATAGCAATCCCGATCAGGATTTCAGGAGCGATATCAAAAAGTTTATTTAAAAAGGAATACAACGACCCAAGATAAAAATCTTTTTTGTGATTAGCGCTATACTTAAACAATCGCGCGAAGGATTTAAATGAACTTTTATGCAAGGCAGACATCGGAATTCCTTTGGTTGTGCACCTTATAGTAAAGCAATTCAAAAAAGTCATTACTCAGCCAGGAAATAACAACCAAGTGAAAGAAAATAAAAAAGGCCCACCATCTGGCAGGCCTTTTTAAGCTTATCTATCCTAGAAACTCCTATTTGTAGAACTTCGAGTTCGATTTCGCCATATTACTTAGAGGCACAGAAGGTTTCAAACGCGGCGCTTTTCTGTTAGCAGCGTAGGTCGCCAATTGGTCAGCCACGTATTGGCTTCCCACAGAGTCAGCGTACTTCATCAAACCACCACGGAATGGTGGGAATCCAGTGCCCATGATCATCGCTAGATCCACTTCATGCGGAGTTTCAACGATACGGTCTTCAATCAAAGCCAAAGAACACTCATTCACCATGGCAAACACACCCCGCTCAATGCACTCTTTAGTGTCGTGCGGATTCGTTGGTTGCCCTAAGCCTAAAGCAGCATACACCGATTGATCTACATCACCGCGTTTGCCGTCTTCAGAATAATGATAGAAACCTTTTCCATTTTTACGGCCCAGTCTTCCAGATTTTTCTAAAGCCACCATACAGTCAGCAAGCTCAATACGATCCCCGAAAGCTTTCTTGAAGATTTTTAGAACCTTGATACAAACATCAAGACCGACTTCATCCATCAACTCAAACGGTCCCATTGGCATACCAAATTCTTTTACGTACGCTTTATCAACCACTTCGATGCTCATACCTTCTTGCATTAAGAAAGCAGCTTCAGCCATGTATGGAAGTAACAAGCGATTTACCAAGAAGCCCGGTCCGTCTTTCACAACAACAGGCATTTTGCCCATTTTTTTAGAAAGTTCGTAAATCGTCGCAATAGTTTCATCCGAAGTTTTTTCACCACGAATAACTTCAACCAGTGGCATCTTATTTACCGGGTTAAAGAAGTGCATGCCTGCAAAATACTCTGGGCGTGGATGACCTTTGGCCATTTCAGTCACAGATAAAGAACTTGTGTTCGTCGCGATGATGGCGTCAGGGCGCATTTGGCCAGCGCACTCACCGATCACTTTTTGCTTGATACCCATGTCTTCAACGATCGCCTCTACAACCACATCAAGATTTTTAAATCCTGAATAGTCCGTCGTTACAGAAACGGCGTCGATCTTTTGTTGATATTGATATTTATCGATGGATTTACGTTTTAATAACTTCATCCACAGGTCACTAGCGTGTTTAAGACCCTTACCAAGAGCTTCTTGATTTAAGTCTTTCATTCGCACTTGGATACCTTTATCCGCAGCCACGTAAGCGATACCACCGCCCATTGTACCTGCACCTAAGATACCAAGACCTTTAACGTCACGAGGTTTTACATCCACCCCAGGAACGCCATTTTGTTTTTTCACCATTTCCGTTAAGTAAAAAACATGAATCAGATTTTTTGAAATATCCGTCGTGCCAAGTTCACAGAAGCCTTCACGTTCAATGCGCATTCCTGCTTCGCGGTCTGACATGCCGTAGGTTTTTTGAATTACTTCCAACGCTTTTAGTGGCGCTGGGTAATGACCTTTTGTCGCTTTAAGAACGCCTTCTTTCGCTTTCTTAAACACGATTCCGCGACCCAAAGGACCTTCTAAGATACCATTTACTAAACCTTGCGGTTTAAATTTCTTACGGCGTTTACGAGAACCACCCGCGATAATTTCTTTAGCCCATTTGATGGCTTGTTCTTGCAGAAGATTCTGGTGAACCACTTTATCAACAAGACCGATCTTCAAAGCTTTTTTAGAGTTTACTGACTTACCAGCTAGGATGATATCCAAGGCCGCTTGCAAACCCATCACGCGTGGCCCACGTTGAGTCCCGCCGAAACCAGGCAAGATGCCTAATTGAATTTCTGGAAGACCTATTTTGGTCGAAGAATCATCGGAAGCAATACGGTAATCACATGCAAGGATGAATTCACAACCACCACCCATACAAGCTCCGTTAATCGCAGAGATTGTTGGCATTGGCAGATCTTCAACTAGATTCATCACATCCTGACCACCTTTTACGGCAGCATCAAACTGCTCTTTAGTAGTCATAGCTTTGATTTCTTCGATATCCGCACCTGCGATAAAAATCTTAGGCTTATTGGATTTAAAGATAACTGCTTTATAAGAAGAATTTTTAAGTTCACCTAAAACTTCTTTTAGGCGCATCATCACAGGCGTAGAAAATTTATTAACTTTTTCACCAACAAGATCAAATTCAACAATGGCAATTTCACCTTCTGGAACAATCTTGATGCTTTCTTGAATAGACATTTTTGTAAACTCCTAGTTGCGAAATAAATCTGTTTCAAATTTTGGAGCAGCTCCGCAAGGAGCTACTCCAGCTTTTGCGGCCCTTCGGCCGCTGCAGCACTGTGGCCTGCCGGCCGCAGCACTGTGGCCTGCAGGCCGCTTACCCTTCATTTTCTAGTATCAGCGCGCCGCCTTGGCCTCCGCCGATACATAAAGTAGAAAGACCGTATTGTACGTTTCTGCGTTTCATTTCTTTAGCCAATGTAAGAACGATACGTGTTCCAGTTGCACCCACAGGGTGACCGAAAGCGATTGCTCCACCGTTCACATTCAAGATGTCATCACGGATTTCACCGACTTTAGAATTCAATCCCAATTTTTCCTGAGCGAACTTGTCTGAATCCATCGCTTTTTGGCAGGCCATAACTTGCGCAGCGAAAGCTTCATTCAATTCAACCAAACCAATGTCTTTCATACCAAGACCCGCACGTTTCAATGCTAACGGACTTGCGTAAGCCGGTCCTAATCCCATGCGCTCTGGTTCTAAACCAGCAAAGCCATAAGATCGGATAGTTGCAAGTGGCTTGTAACCAAGCGCTTCAGCTTTTTCACGAGACATCAATAAAACCATCGCCGCACCATCTGTGATCGGGCAAGAGTTACCTGCCGTGATCGAACCAGTGGCTTTATCAAAGAATGGTTTTAGTTTTGCCAAAGCTTCCATCGTTTGCGTGTCACGAGGACCGATGTCTTCAGAAACAACTTCCTTAAATTCAGGCGAAAGATAAAGCGGAGTGATTTCATCCTTCAATCTTCCATCCTTCATCGCTTTAGAAGCCAACATGTGGGAACGAAGAGCGAAGCGGTCTTGCATCTCGCGAGACAAGCCCCACTCTTTAGCAAGAATCTCTGCAGTTTGACCCATGTTGATTCCAACAAATGGATCCGTCAGACCTAGCATCACAGAAATTTGCGGGAAGTATTCACTGCGCATATTTCCTTGTAACAAGGCTTTGATTTGATTCATGTCAGCTTTTAAAAGCTTCCATAAAAGAGGTAACGCTTGCTTTGGACCTTTTGCTGCGAAAAGTTTTTCATAGATTTCTTGATGCTTTTTAGGCGGCAAT
This is a stretch of genomic DNA from Bdellovibrio reynosensis. It encodes these proteins:
- a CDS encoding zinc-dependent metalloprotease — translated: MRLKNTPFVIASLLAILSLAACTKETIIKEKVINVEAKQAPLNMLETFAPSASNCESCITIQKDSLGKIFLLIASGKTSGATPQWYDLKPLVVSFEKSGNRIAILGQNFTSIYSEIQTVNLIQTFEVVSEDAKTITFNWGQGLKTFILQSSYDVDAVRGKNNNLVESSFTSLPVIDSFVRNIKYDEKNIELEQIAKINSGVIKASSEKSMDIENREETLAMNIQIRAYNLSSSFHKKEYDKSRRAGFFVTKISKEGFSTEPVNLITKWDTSLEKGPITVRISSSVPALYLDAVKEAALYWNHVFGKEIIAVKTGVNPAEGPQDRSIMIRWIPWLDAGAAYAIGQSDPLTGELLRAQVFMPSVFTKVGSTDLVGLNGDSPVVGGAIACDLKPTLAALQTISNEASDSQRLRLARDSVRATVAHEIGHALGMRHNFAGSYSAKVSVQEIEAAAKNYLKDPNHQGLETSTSIMDYTSGIDNILMAARLKVAPLAYDKMAMDWAYSADDKALDQKISKYCTDDDISVAGVNGMQIYGCDRFDAGNNPMLQEVLSQQKERKNFVKVLFASIIGRIYPADAPTVVNEIDTVLADTLKFGKINVEPLKFVGKFLFEIRKNNELTGTFASLDSIKSGQVLVSKMGTDAGLQYERMRSLKMAGGYAALLNALLRNPDGSIATNWLVEQINELKNAPYFTSGKTLGGRDYVLTNDQQGKILGFFNSIIPLNAKALHSAMRVLLPKEEHLTSPDGKNDVVTAVLGKGLLKESEAADLVQLYLDLLQAHVGTAQVKVGEKQTEVTVPKPFLNSLERATWASLLSSKGLSFDMHLKKALVRQHQFDKITAFVKLADPLADLNSADPEAVAKALSDKGWLDSGAYTWLKNEIDVLKAIDRVL
- a CDS encoding peptide MFS transporter, whose translation is MQANKTFFGHPRPLFTLFFTEMWERFSFYGMRALLVLYMTQYLFNEAQAGKEVWGYAAIRGAIEYFFGPLNNQALSSQIYGLYTGLVYFTPFFGGLIADRYWGQKRSVYVGGVLMAIGHFLMAVESLFFPALLFLILGNGFFKPNISTQVGGLYQEGDSRRDRAFTLFYMGINLGAFFSPLVCGTLGQKVGWHWGFGAAGIGMLISLVVYHFGGKNLPESKTFYAKAQELKSDTKLTRTEWVRTCALTFLCLVTIFFWGVYEQQGNTLQLWADQSTDWNFFGWEIPSTWYQSFNPFIIFLAAPLLDRYWGWQARRNKEASTVTKMAIGCVMGTLALAVMLVAAKNVGDGRGSVLWLLGSTFLLTMGELYISPIGLSLVTKVSPTKIVSMMMGVWFLATFFGNYIAGYIGSYYDRMPKENFFLLLAVLSLAPAILFLVSHKVLTKALSKEGLNNPAPGAQRTVEV
- a CDS encoding CPXCG motif-containing cysteine-rich protein, producing the protein MKQNHACNDNIVKDGSMECKVHCPFCREKFSIEVLKEDGDDQDFIWDCEICCHPIDIHARWDADHEKFAISVSRGEGYDEMPI
- a CDS encoding GNAT family N-acetyltransferase: MQIRPLSKSDLPAVKTFTDKTIGLNYFSLQELQECHDKSLSSGIMCSFVLENESGIQGFRLAYPPGTWSKGKGSKLRSDLWQVPLESVGYFQSLFLADSAQGQGWGPRLSEASIESFKKLNTKAIITHAWKESPNNSSIRYLTKFGFKSVTTHPEYWVDVDYECVLDGKPCRCTAEEMIKYLEEA
- a CDS encoding NAD(P)/FAD-dependent oxidoreductase, which translates into the protein MSISYWLTHKDSFNSSAASSSHYDFIIVGAGIAGLSTAYWLLQENPNSKIAILERNTVGFGASGRNAGFVTCGSTEHFIKLYEQFGLQKASEIWKFSEDNRRLLLEHIVQDQTDLVDYRHTGSCTVAPSSAHWSKYKKTADLMKVCGIDVHEVDPQNLEADYGVTGFEGGIQYTGDGYIHPIKLLQLLRSKIKVDIFEHTEVLKIESAGDEKVHTSAGVFTADKIIFTVNAYLPLLLNNFSDVIKPGRGQILVTEPLPAFVKGPCYLTKHLCYFRQLPTGHLLVGGFRNLDLDKENTHEDQITNLIQTAIFDFIKSHFKFGPQAKIAYQWSGIMGFTPDGQMMIGSLPENKNIHVMAGCSGHGMGLSFNAAHTLVKSLHGIPVPEHLSLGRFFLKS
- a CDS encoding ABC transporter ATP-binding protein; protein product: MSALHKSSFKSFARLFKYSANHKKDFYLGSLYSFLNKLFDIAPEILIGIAIDVVVNQEKSFLAQWGVETPLHQLILLSVLTLAIWGFESLFEYLLLVKWRGLAQSLQHEFRVDAYTHLQKLDMAYFEDRSTGGLVSILNDDINQLERFLNEGMNSLIQVFTAVVLIGAVFFFIAPKIAIFAFLPIPIILAGAFYFQKQAAPLYLEVRDRAGLIGARLANNISGIATIRSFVAEAREAKRVSEDSHNYVESNSKAIKISSRFNPLIRMAVLMGFISTFVMGGMMTLNGELNVGSYGVLVFLTQRLLWPLTGLANTVDLFERAMASADRVLDLLSAKIQLETLKPSVMFNKDMSIDFKNLSFSYANGIPVLKNIDLQVPAGKTVAIVGPTGSGKSTITKLLLRFYQATQGKILLGGLDIETCDPRNLRGQIGVVSQDVFLFHGTIYENISYGAPGATREEVLAAAKKAYADEFIDKLPQGIDTIIGERGQKLSGGQRQRLSIARVILKNPPVLILDEATSAVDNETEAVIQKSLAEISKDRTTIIIAHRLSTVTHADKICVVVNGEIAEEGTHEALLQKGQTYAQLWNLQIRKPELAL